A single Rubrivivax gelatinosus IL144 DNA region contains:
- the argF gene encoding ornithine carbamoyltransferase, whose product MKPGYSLMKHYLQFKDLRAEEYAYLFERTRIIKTRFKNYEKYQPLVDRTLAMIFEKASTRTRVSFEAGMYQMGGSVVHLTTGDSQLGRAEPIEDSARVISRMVDIVMIRTFEQSKIERFAAHSRVPVINGLTNEFHPCQILADLFTYIEHRGSIEGKVVAWVGDGNNMANTWLQAAEILGFTVHVSTPSGYEIDPALAGIRDTGCYKVFADPREACRGAHLVTTDVWTSMGYEAENEARRAAFADWCVDAGMMAAAQPDALFMHCLPAHRGEEVSAEVIDGPQSVVWDEAENRMHVQKALMEYLLLGRIG is encoded by the coding sequence ATGAAACCCGGCTATTCGCTGATGAAGCACTACCTCCAGTTCAAGGACCTCCGCGCGGAGGAATACGCCTACCTGTTCGAGCGCACGCGCATCATCAAGACGCGCTTCAAGAACTACGAGAAGTACCAGCCGCTGGTCGACCGCACGCTGGCGATGATCTTCGAGAAGGCCAGCACGCGCACCCGCGTCAGCTTCGAGGCCGGCATGTACCAGATGGGCGGCTCGGTCGTGCACCTGACGACCGGCGACAGCCAGCTGGGCCGCGCCGAGCCGATCGAGGACAGCGCGCGTGTCATCAGCCGCATGGTCGACATCGTGATGATCCGCACCTTCGAGCAGTCGAAGATCGAGCGCTTCGCCGCGCACTCGCGCGTGCCGGTCATCAACGGCCTGACCAACGAGTTCCACCCGTGCCAGATCCTGGCCGACCTCTTCACCTACATCGAGCACCGCGGCTCGATCGAAGGCAAGGTCGTGGCCTGGGTGGGCGACGGCAACAACATGGCCAACACCTGGCTGCAGGCGGCCGAGATCCTCGGCTTCACGGTGCACGTCAGCACGCCGAGCGGCTACGAGATCGACCCGGCGCTGGCCGGCATCCGCGACACCGGCTGCTACAAGGTCTTCGCCGACCCGCGCGAAGCCTGCCGCGGCGCGCACCTGGTGACGACCGACGTCTGGACCAGCATGGGCTACGAAGCCGAGAACGAGGCGCGCCGCGCCGCGTTCGCCGACTGGTGCGTCGACGCCGGCATGATGGCTGCCGCCCAGCCCGACGCGCTGTTCATGCACTGCCTGCCGGCGCACCGCGGCGAGGAAGTCAGCGCCGAGGTCATCGACGGGCCGCAGTCCGTGGTCTGGGACGAGGCGGAGAACAGGATGCACGTGCAGAAGGCACTGATGGAGTACCTGCTGCTCGGCCGCATCGGCTGA
- a CDS encoding HPF/RaiA family ribosome-associated protein: MQVQVNTDNHVQNDDTLAAWAEREIKAKLERFGDAVTRVEVHLADVNASRAGDADKRCTLEARLAGRQPVAASHDAQRVADAFTGALDKLLRVVDSTLGKARDHHARDSIRGG; encoded by the coding sequence ATGCAAGTCCAGGTCAACACCGACAACCACGTCCAGAACGACGACACCCTCGCGGCCTGGGCCGAGCGCGAGATCAAGGCCAAGCTCGAGCGTTTCGGTGACGCGGTCACGCGCGTCGAGGTGCACCTCGCCGACGTCAACGCCTCGCGTGCCGGCGATGCCGACAAGCGCTGCACGCTCGAAGCGCGCCTGGCCGGCCGCCAGCCGGTGGCCGCCAGCCACGACGCCCAGCGTGTCGCCGACGCCTTCACCGGCGCGCTCGACAAGCTGCTGCGTGTCGTCGACTCGACGCTGGGCAAGGCGCGCGACCACCACGCACGCGACTCGATCCGCGGCGGCTGA
- a CDS encoding SDR family oxidoreductase, with the protein MDRIALVTGAGSGIGQACAGALLAEGWQVVYAGRRLDRLQAAIAATGEHAARASAVACDVADEASVAALFDTVRSRHGRLDLLFNNAGAFPPAATPDELGGAAWRQAVDVNLNGAFYCLAAAFALMRSQQPMGGRIINNGSISAHAPRPGSIAYTATKHAITGLTRAAALDGRAFDIAVGQIDIGNVETDMTERMARGVTQADGSLRAEPRMAMDGVVETFLAMARLPLSANVLFTTVMATKMPFVGRG; encoded by the coding sequence ATGGACCGCATCGCGCTCGTCACCGGCGCCGGCAGCGGCATCGGCCAGGCCTGCGCCGGCGCGCTGCTGGCCGAGGGCTGGCAGGTCGTCTACGCCGGCCGCCGCCTCGACCGCCTGCAGGCGGCGATCGCCGCCACCGGCGAGCACGCCGCACGCGCCAGCGCGGTGGCCTGCGACGTCGCCGACGAAGCCTCGGTCGCGGCGCTGTTCGACACCGTGCGCAGCCGCCACGGCCGGCTCGACCTGCTGTTCAACAACGCCGGCGCCTTCCCGCCGGCGGCGACACCCGACGAACTGGGCGGCGCCGCCTGGCGCCAGGCAGTCGACGTGAACCTCAACGGCGCCTTCTACTGCCTGGCCGCGGCCTTCGCGCTGATGCGCAGCCAGCAGCCGATGGGCGGGCGCATCATCAACAACGGTTCGATCTCGGCGCATGCGCCGCGGCCGGGTTCGATCGCCTACACCGCGACCAAACACGCGATCACCGGTCTGACGCGCGCCGCGGCGCTGGACGGCCGCGCCTTCGACATCGCCGTCGGCCAGATCGACATCGGCAACGTCGAGACCGACATGACCGAGCGCATGGCGCGCGGCGTGACGCAGGCCGACGGCAGCCTGCGCGCCGAACCGCGCATGGCGATGGACGGCGTCGTCGAGACCTTCCTGGCGATGGCCCGCCTGCCGCTGTCGGCCAACGTGCTGTTCACGACCGTGATGGCGACCAAGATGCCCTTCGTCGGCCGCGGCTGA
- a CDS encoding dihydrofolate reductase family protein, whose amino-acid sequence MATVYYSAASLDGYVATEDHDLGWLLQFGMPADSGYDDFVAGVGALAMGSATYEWLCRHLDGPWPYTQPTWVFSTRELPAVAGAELHFVQGEVRAVHAAMQAAAGGRDVWIMGGGQLAAQFADAGLIDELVVQLAPVLLGSGRPLLPRRFTTPPLALRSTRRFGDFVELRYALPR is encoded by the coding sequence ATGGCCACCGTCTACTACAGCGCCGCCAGCCTCGACGGCTACGTCGCCACCGAAGACCACGACCTCGGCTGGCTGCTGCAGTTCGGCATGCCGGCCGACAGCGGCTACGACGACTTCGTCGCCGGCGTCGGCGCGCTGGCGATGGGCTCGGCGACCTACGAATGGCTGTGCCGCCACCTCGACGGCCCCTGGCCCTACACCCAGCCGACCTGGGTGTTCAGCACGCGCGAGTTGCCGGCAGTGGCCGGCGCCGAGCTGCATTTCGTGCAGGGCGAGGTGCGCGCGGTGCACGCGGCGATGCAGGCCGCGGCCGGCGGGCGCGACGTCTGGATCATGGGCGGCGGCCAGCTGGCGGCGCAGTTCGCCGACGCCGGACTGATCGACGAGCTCGTCGTGCAGCTCGCGCCGGTGCTGCTGGGCAGCGGCCGGCCGCTGCTGCCGCGGCGCTTCACGACGCCGCCGCTGGCGCTGCGTTCGACACGGCGTTTCGGCGACTTCGTCGAGCTGCGCTACGCGCTTCCGCGCTGA
- a CDS encoding cupin domain-containing protein: MAIFTKTVLYTDTDGRARFRDETVELSEGTPAARLSPLLPAAGVQLRESPVGFASSFHCTTTPQWLVVLRGAMEIGLQDGTSRVFGPGQHFYSADVLPEGATFDATLHGHRSRQVGDEPLVTMFVRG; the protein is encoded by the coding sequence ATGGCCATCTTCACGAAGACCGTTCTCTACACCGACACCGACGGCCGCGCGCGTTTCCGCGACGAGACCGTCGAACTGAGCGAAGGCACGCCGGCGGCGCGCCTGTCGCCGCTGCTGCCGGCCGCCGGCGTGCAGCTGCGCGAGAGCCCGGTGGGCTTTGCCAGCAGCTTCCACTGCACGACGACGCCGCAATGGCTGGTCGTGCTGCGCGGCGCGATGGAGATCGGCCTGCAGGACGGCACGTCGCGGGTCTTCGGCCCGGGCCAACACTTCTATTCGGCCGACGTGCTGCCCGAAGGCGCCACCTTCGACGCCACGCTGCACGGCCACCGCAGCCGCCAGGTCGGCGACGAGCCGCTGGTCACGATGTTCGTGCGCGGCTGA